One genomic segment of Scomber japonicus isolate fScoJap1 chromosome 23, fScoJap1.pri, whole genome shotgun sequence includes these proteins:
- the ccdc107 gene encoding coiled-coil domain-containing protein 107 has translation MVLSTSQQVALAFTAVLFTFVVLPRLFGVGGGAGAKETRFDPRYSRKAGPGPGAVRGQPINVNAPGSPQSAENMQQMKKLMEQELKGDKFKSNSNKGYVFTLMPLYAIGVGVFAAYKFLKIKSADDQAQKDKFTKGAKKSVEAENQLNELEQRLAQTERMLNSILTQLDPLTNCVKSVAQDQKNEIMSQLQTIRYLMKKRGMDCPPLNINESSCERNLDELIESLGANDTSTAAASLVDTRPSAGTVAASGKVYQKPLKAKDEALTEGEDMRELIPEESDGEAEEEEEEEEEEVGDEEEMMEVDRGDDKEGLEDCELMPSLEESPETNIEEVRAEQPASGLRRRNRPE, from the exons ATGGTTTTGTCAACATCACAACAAGTCGCCCTGGCTTTCACGGCGGTGCTTTTCACATTTGTCGTCCTGCCGAGGTTGTTCGGCGTCGGTGGCGGGGCTGGGGCGAAGGAGACGAGGTTTGACCCTCGCTACAGCAGAAAAG CAGGTCCGGGCCCGGGCGCAGTGAGAGGCCAGCCCATCAACGTGAACGCCCCTGGCTCACCTCAGTCCGCAGAGAACATGCAGCAGATGAAGAAGCTGATGGAGCAAGAGCTGAAGGGTGACAAGTTCAAATCCAACAGCAACAAGGGCTACGTGTTCACCCTCATGCCCCTCTACGCCATCGGGGTGGGAGTGTTTGCAGCCTACAAGTTTCTGAAG ATCAAGTCTGCAGACGACCAGGCACAAAAGGACAAATTTACAAAAGGAGCCAAGAAGTCAGTGgaagcag aGAATCAATTGAATGAACTTGAACAAAGGTTAGCACAAACAGAAAGGATGCTTAATTCCATCCTCACCCAGCTGGACCCGCTTACTAACTG CGTAAAGTCGGTGGCGCAAGACCAGAAGAACGAGATCATGAGCCAACTCCAGACCATCCGATACCtgatgaagaagagaggaatggACTGTCCGCCACTGAACATCAATG AGTCATCCTGTGAGCGTAACCTTGATGAGCTCATTGAGTCACTCGGGGCCAACGACACCTCGACAGCAGCTGCTTCTCTGGTGGACACGCGGCCCTCTGCTGGGACAGTTGCAGCTTCTGGAAAAGTCTATCAAAAACCTTTAAAAGCTAAAGATGAAGCCCTAACAGAAGGTGAAGACATGAGGGAGCTAATACCGGAGGAGTCTGACggggaagcagaggaggaggaggaggaggaagaagaagaagtagggGATGAGGAGGAAATGATGGAGGTTGACAGAGGAGACGATAAGGAAGGATTGGAGGATTGTGAGCTCATGCCTTCACTAGAGGAGTCTCCCGAGACAAACATTGAGGAAGTCAGAGCGGAGCAGCCTGCGTCCGGCCTCAGGCGACGCAACAGGCCTGAATGA